A genomic segment from Desulfurispirillum indicum S5 encodes:
- the hisS gene encoding histidine--tRNA ligase: MSEKQIKAIRGFNDLLSPMARRWSQAEQILQEILENWRYQEIRLPIMEKTELFCRGIGENTDIVGKEMYTFADKSDESVTLRPEGTAGVVRAYVENKLYNELAPQRVWYRGPMFRYERPQKGRYRQFHQLGVEVFGETEATIDAETIALGYTMLVELGIAAGVTIEINNIGCPQCRPGYRQALVAFLNARREHLCENCVERIEKNPLRVLDCKNPECQAQVASAPTIDEHRCESCAAHYGALQIYLDAYGVPYQRNPFMVRGLDYYVGTAFEFTTSLLGSQNAIGGGGRYDGLVEDLGGPATAAVGFAFGMERVMLLVEHFDSLQADLSLDFYIGYTENTFTLQGLQALRALRSLGKTSELDTRQRSVKNIFKRGDRLGARHVVLIGGDEAAGNFFTVKELATGEQRQVPLAELAKLP; encoded by the coding sequence ATGTCAGAAAAACAGATTAAAGCAATACGCGGCTTCAATGATCTGCTCAGCCCCATGGCCAGGCGCTGGAGTCAGGCTGAGCAGATTCTGCAGGAGATCCTTGAAAACTGGCGTTACCAGGAGATCCGCCTGCCCATCATGGAAAAAACAGAACTCTTCTGCCGCGGCATCGGAGAGAACACCGATATCGTGGGCAAAGAGATGTACACCTTTGCGGACAAATCAGACGAGTCGGTTACCCTGCGTCCCGAAGGCACCGCCGGAGTCGTGCGGGCCTATGTGGAGAATAAGCTCTACAACGAGCTGGCTCCCCAGCGGGTCTGGTACCGTGGCCCCATGTTCCGTTATGAGCGTCCCCAGAAAGGCCGTTATCGCCAGTTTCACCAGCTGGGTGTGGAAGTGTTCGGCGAAACCGAGGCGACCATTGACGCCGAAACCATCGCCCTTGGTTACACCATGCTGGTCGAACTGGGCATTGCCGCAGGGGTGACCATTGAAATCAACAATATCGGCTGCCCCCAGTGTCGTCCCGGCTATCGCCAGGCTCTGGTGGCATTTTTGAATGCCCGCCGCGAGCACCTGTGTGAAAACTGTGTGGAGCGCATTGAGAAAAACCCCCTGCGGGTGCTGGATTGCAAAAACCCGGAGTGTCAGGCCCAGGTGGCCAGTGCTCCCACCATTGACGAACACCGCTGTGAATCCTGTGCCGCACACTATGGAGCGCTGCAGATCTATCTGGACGCCTACGGAGTGCCTTACCAGCGCAACCCGTTTATGGTGCGAGGCCTGGATTACTATGTGGGCACGGCATTTGAGTTTACCACCAGCCTGCTGGGCTCCCAGAATGCCATTGGTGGTGGTGGTCGCTACGATGGACTGGTGGAGGATCTGGGTGGTCCTGCCACGGCTGCCGTGGGCTTTGCCTTCGGCATGGAACGGGTCATGTTGCTGGTGGAGCATTTCGATTCACTACAGGCAGACTTATCCCTTGATTTTTATATTGGATACACGGAGAATACTTTTACTTTACAGGGGCTACAGGCCCTGCGCGCCCTGCGGTCGCTGGGGAAAACCAGCGAGCTTGATACCCGCCAGCGTTCAGTGAAAAACATCTTCAAGCGCGGTGATCGCCTGGGTGCCCGCCACGTGGTACTGATCGGTGGTGATGAAGCCGCTGGCAACTTCTTTACGGTGAAGGAGCTGGCGACGGGAGAACAGCGCCAGGTTCCACTGGCTGAGCTTGCGAAACTTCCGTAA
- the rdgC gene encoding recombination-associated protein RdgC has protein sequence MGFYSGSISYTPYAVQGEPGIDYMEQMFESLLQNRFVSFDEVDFSESTMGWVSARNFLHNHFTQDEVFPSRDHILISLRLDKKVVPSQMLKALLPEREQQYQRESGKERLTRDDRIFIKEQTRQFLIKQQYPQTKVWDMLYNVPAGRVFFGSTAQAANDLFVEYFRKTFDRKISLVTPHWRMGDMELTSAMAWAREQLAPESFGVEHE, from the coding sequence ATGGGTTTTTATAGTGGCTCCATCAGCTATACTCCCTATGCGGTGCAGGGCGAACCCGGTATCGACTATATGGAGCAGATGTTTGAAAGTCTGCTGCAGAACCGCTTTGTCTCCTTTGACGAGGTGGATTTTTCCGAGAGTACCATGGGGTGGGTCTCGGCCAGGAATTTTCTCCATAATCACTTCACTCAGGATGAGGTCTTCCCCTCCCGAGATCACATTCTGATCTCCCTGCGCCTTGACAAAAAAGTCGTCCCCTCCCAGATGCTTAAAGCCTTGCTGCCTGAGCGCGAGCAGCAGTATCAGCGCGAGAGCGGCAAAGAACGGTTGACCCGCGATGACCGCATCTTTATCAAGGAGCAGACGCGGCAGTTCCTCATCAAACAGCAGTATCCCCAGACCAAGGTGTGGGATATGCTCTATAATGTGCCGGCTGGACGGGTATTCTTTGGCTCGACGGCTCAGGCAGCCAATGATCTCTTTGTGGAGTACTTCCGCAAGACCTTTGATCGAAAGATCTCCCTGGTTACCCCCCATTGGCGCATGGGGGACATGGAGTTGACTTCTGCCATGGCATGGGCCCGCGAGCAGCTGGCACCGGAAAGTTTCGGGGTGGAGCATGAATAA
- a CDS encoding Mrp/NBP35 family ATP-binding protein — translation MSITVEQVREALAPVKDPEIGRTLLELGMIKDIQVSGNDTDVTVELTTAACPLKSTIENSCRDAIKAALPSIGTVNIHLTARDSRKGTAKSTPLPGVKNIIAVASGKGGVGKSTVSANLAVALADMGHRVAVLDMDFYGPSIPKMFGITEEKPTVDNDMIIPVVAYDVKVISIGFFVEDDSPVIWRGPMVHAALKQFVEEVKWGEIDYFILDLPPGTGDIQLSMVNMLPVTGAVIVSTPQDVALLDARKAVSMFASTGVEILGIVENMSYHICPECSHKSHIFGDSGARKYAEEKKFPFLGDLPLELSVRQTGDGGKPFFLCLDENDELRQRFAKIARNLVSSVDVRNLTKPAAAVVSRQPSGCH, via the coding sequence ATGAGTATTACAGTTGAACAGGTGCGTGAAGCACTGGCTCCGGTGAAGGATCCCGAAATTGGCAGGACACTGCTGGAGCTTGGTATGATCAAGGATATTCAGGTCAGCGGAAATGACACCGATGTGACGGTGGAGTTGACCACGGCCGCCTGCCCGTTAAAGTCTACCATCGAAAACAGTTGTCGCGATGCCATCAAAGCAGCGCTTCCATCCATCGGGACGGTCAATATCCACCTGACGGCCCGCGATAGCCGCAAAGGCACGGCCAAGAGCACTCCTCTGCCTGGAGTAAAGAACATTATTGCGGTTGCCAGCGGGAAGGGGGGCGTGGGCAAGTCGACGGTCAGCGCCAATCTCGCGGTGGCACTCGCCGACATGGGCCATCGCGTTGCGGTACTGGACATGGATTTCTATGGCCCCTCCATCCCGAAGATGTTTGGCATCACGGAAGAAAAACCCACCGTGGATAACGATATGATCATCCCTGTGGTGGCGTACGATGTAAAGGTCATCAGTATCGGATTTTTCGTGGAGGATGACAGCCCGGTGATCTGGCGTGGCCCCATGGTGCATGCTGCCCTGAAGCAGTTTGTCGAAGAGGTGAAGTGGGGGGAAATCGACTACTTTATCCTGGATCTGCCACCGGGAACCGGCGATATTCAGCTGAGCATGGTGAATATGCTGCCGGTGACCGGAGCGGTTATCGTGTCCACGCCCCAGGATGTGGCCCTGCTTGATGCCAGAAAAGCCGTAAGCATGTTTGCGAGCACTGGGGTGGAAATACTGGGTATTGTGGAGAACATGAGCTATCACATCTGCCCGGAATGCAGCCACAAGAGCCATATCTTTGGCGACAGCGGTGCGCGTAAGTATGCCGAAGAGAAGAAATTCCCCTTCCTGGGCGACCTGCCCCTGGAGTTGAGCGTGCGCCAGACCGGTGACGGTGGCAAGCCATTCTTCCTTTGCCTTGATGAGAACGATGAGCTGCGCCAGCGCTTCGCGAAAATAGCCAGAAACCTGGTCTCCAGTGTTGATGTGCGCAATCTCACCAAACCCGCAGCAGCAGTTGTCAGTCGCCAGCCATCCGGCTGCCATTAA
- a CDS encoding SHOCT domain-containing protein produces the protein MRSLVLILTALFVLAGCGGPRWQNIQVDEQSAYTVRVQHRVADDKVQTQGYRHPLVLDERILSDMLGQLTYRAKGVLVSSGGPVFHELEVRQLAPALVQALSTADQNQRIFFSSFFREPGSALRERRTDGVLFVDAQAQLNIAFANIRLLPDIDNMNPRSMDGILEPLQVTDSLVTLAMDAEHWHHQLQSNAKPYPLWVKVDASLLYESALGTESSDPSMGTVQQHRERVRTGLEFLQELHESGLISDQEYTERRSRLLDTLQ, from the coding sequence GTGAGAAGTCTTGTATTGATTCTGACGGCGCTGTTTGTGCTTGCCGGTTGCGGTGGGCCGCGCTGGCAGAATATCCAGGTTGATGAGCAGTCTGCCTATACCGTGCGGGTTCAGCATCGGGTTGCAGATGATAAGGTGCAGACGCAGGGTTACCGACATCCGTTGGTGCTTGATGAGCGTATTTTGTCGGACATGCTGGGGCAGCTGACCTACAGGGCAAAAGGCGTTCTGGTGAGCTCTGGTGGTCCAGTTTTTCATGAGCTGGAAGTCCGCCAGCTGGCACCGGCTCTCGTTCAGGCACTGTCCACCGCTGATCAGAACCAGCGGATCTTCTTTTCGTCGTTTTTTCGGGAACCTGGCAGCGCACTCCGGGAGCGTCGCACAGATGGGGTGCTCTTTGTCGATGCCCAGGCTCAGCTCAATATTGCCTTTGCCAATATCCGCCTGCTGCCGGATATTGACAATATGAATCCCCGTTCCATGGATGGTATCCTGGAGCCGCTTCAGGTTACAGATTCGCTGGTTACCCTTGCCATGGATGCCGAGCACTGGCACCATCAGCTTCAATCCAACGCAAAGCCGTACCCCCTCTGGGTGAAAGTTGATGCTTCCTTGTTGTACGAATCGGCGTTGGGAACAGAGTCCTCTGATCCGTCAATGGGTACTGTGCAGCAGCATCGCGAGCGAGTGCGCACAGGCCTGGAATTTTTACAGGAACTGCACGAAAGTGGCCTGATTTCTGACCAGGAATACACAGAGCGCCGCAGCAGGCTGCTCGATACCCTGCAGTAG
- the pyrF gene encoding orotidine-5'-phosphate decarboxylase, with translation MHSTIIVALDTRDRLAAKSIVTELSPHNPWFKVGKALFVSRGTDIVEELMNNGANIFLDLKFHDIPNTVAEAVKAAADMGVRMVNVHCLGGRRMMEEAANAVAHLSSPPLIIGVTVLTSMNQRDIEEVGITEPIDQEVLKLSALAKDCGLDGVVCSPQEIALIKQQLGAEFITVTPGIRPAWSATDDQTRITTPAEAATLGTDYMVIGRPIIKHQRPLEAYESIQQEIQAALS, from the coding sequence ATGCATTCAACCATCATTGTCGCCCTGGACACCCGTGACCGGCTGGCTGCCAAAAGCATCGTGACTGAGCTGTCACCCCACAATCCATGGTTCAAGGTGGGCAAGGCCCTCTTTGTGTCCCGAGGCACCGACATTGTGGAAGAGTTGATGAATAATGGAGCCAACATCTTTCTGGATCTGAAGTTCCACGACATACCCAATACCGTTGCCGAAGCCGTGAAGGCGGCTGCCGACATGGGTGTGCGCATGGTGAACGTACACTGCCTGGGCGGACGCAGGATGATGGAGGAGGCCGCGAACGCCGTCGCGCACCTCTCCAGCCCGCCACTGATAATCGGAGTCACAGTACTCACCAGCATGAATCAGCGCGACATCGAAGAAGTGGGAATCACAGAGCCCATTGACCAGGAAGTCCTCAAACTTTCAGCCCTGGCCAAAGACTGCGGCCTGGACGGCGTGGTCTGCTCCCCTCAGGAAATCGCACTCATCAAACAGCAGCTCGGAGCGGAGTTCATCACCGTGACACCGGGCATCCGTCCCGCATGGTCAGCCACTGACGACCAGACCCGCATCACCACCCCGGCTGAAGCAGCCACCCTGGGCACCGACTACATGGTCATCGGACGCCCCATCATCAAACACCAGCGCCCCCTGGAGGCGTACGAAAGCATTCAGCAGGAGATTCAGGCTGCTCTATCGTGA
- a CDS encoding DUF192 domain-containing protein, with the protein MWRYSRLNHLVSLLLVLLVATGSHGRQALVTANGSVLELPRDQSPITFETTRLRIHAAAGGSHELLVEVAGSTIQHQRGLMYRTAMPENSGMLFIFSHDHTSGFWMYRTHLPLSIAYIASDRCIADIRDMFPCSEGPVSLCQREAVAYRPAQPYRYALEVVQGYFSHRGIQVGDCLEWD; encoded by the coding sequence GTGTGGCGATATTCGCGTCTGAACCACCTGGTCAGCCTGCTGCTGGTACTTCTGGTGGCGACAGGAAGCCATGGCCGGCAGGCGCTTGTCACCGCCAATGGCTCCGTTCTTGAACTTCCCCGGGATCAGTCGCCCATCACCTTTGAGACAACCCGACTCCGCATTCATGCAGCTGCCGGTGGGAGCCATGAGCTGCTGGTTGAGGTTGCCGGCAGTACCATCCAGCACCAGCGGGGCCTTATGTACCGCACTGCCATGCCGGAGAATTCCGGGATGCTCTTCATCTTCTCCCACGATCACACCAGCGGTTTCTGGATGTACCGCACCCACCTGCCCCTCAGTATCGCCTACATTGCTTCCGATAGGTGTATTGCCGATATCAGGGATATGTTCCCGTGTTCTGAAGGGCCTGTCTCGCTTTGCCAGCGCGAAGCCGTCGCCTATCGTCCAGCACAGCCCTACCGCTACGCCCTGGAGGTGGTTCAGGGGTACTTTTCGCACCGCGGCATCCAGGTGGGCGACTGCCTTGAGTGGGATTGA
- a CDS encoding c-type heme family protein — MLDLIRKYVIFIYVFMTLILFAVFFAFGMHLSSSSHEQLLDRGRTFLQEIVYVRRWVSLHGGIYVKRQEGMIPSPHLEKIFGNGSSIRDEFGNEYLLRTPAMVTHEVSDLANIHGAFAFRMAGLLPINPKNQADDFETASIERFRAGEMETFLYEKRDGKPFFRYMAPLPIEPTCVRCHTNYVPGEIHGGISIWVPADAILNDLRSNRQFLTAASAITVVLALMGVYFLTLPFSSRVQSRMKTVQDRWQEAEKKYQHLFHRIHDGIMVLSSDTEGRLAIADVNDTFCRQMGYPREVLLQLRLTNLVAAPHGVALKQSIREFFDQRSPSATFLESHLSSSSGELIAVEISLSFLELEHMEVVVAIVRDIRERKRLEEQRQILVQQSKMATMGQMLSNITHQWGQPLTGLSLILQDIKKRYAQEVAEPEHFLGQVEKGQENIRFLTQTVRVFRDFLRPSRQKTSFDIARATEEVLQILSPLLQHHQIPVVLYRCHGESTLARPMMICGYANEFKQVVLNIVGNAKDAIVMFRNQGDLARGEGRVELRLYEESGKYIVEVFNTGTRIPEGMEEEIFREHVSTRPSGMGTGLYMARSIIDGHMGGRIYAANTDGGVVFTLQLPPHDGTTDCGPCGDIRV; from the coding sequence TTGCTGGACCTTATCCGCAAATATGTCATTTTCATCTACGTGTTTATGACCCTGATCCTTTTTGCGGTTTTCTTCGCGTTCGGGATGCATTTGAGCAGTTCCTCCCATGAACAGCTGCTTGATCGTGGACGTACCTTTCTGCAGGAGATTGTCTATGTGCGGCGCTGGGTTTCATTGCATGGCGGTATCTATGTAAAGCGCCAGGAGGGGATGATCCCCAGCCCCCATCTGGAGAAAATCTTCGGCAATGGCAGCAGCATACGCGACGAATTCGGTAATGAGTATCTGCTGCGCACTCCCGCCATGGTGACCCATGAAGTTTCCGATCTGGCCAATATTCACGGAGCCTTTGCTTTTCGAATGGCTGGACTGCTGCCCATCAATCCGAAAAATCAGGCTGATGACTTTGAAACCGCTTCCATTGAAAGATTCCGCGCCGGTGAGATGGAGACCTTTCTCTATGAGAAGCGTGATGGTAAGCCGTTTTTCCGTTATATGGCCCCGCTTCCCATTGAGCCGACCTGCGTGCGCTGTCATACCAATTATGTTCCCGGTGAAATTCATGGTGGCATCAGTATCTGGGTTCCCGCCGACGCGATTCTGAATGATTTGCGTTCCAACCGCCAATTCCTGACAGCGGCCTCTGCCATTACGGTGGTTCTGGCCCTGATGGGGGTGTACTTCCTGACCCTGCCCTTTTCCTCCCGGGTGCAGAGTCGCATGAAAACAGTCCAGGATCGCTGGCAGGAGGCAGAGAAGAAATATCAGCACCTGTTTCATCGTATCCACGATGGCATCATGGTTCTTTCCTCCGACACCGAGGGGAGGCTGGCCATTGCCGATGTGAACGATACCTTCTGCCGTCAGATGGGCTACCCTCGGGAGGTGCTGTTGCAGCTGCGGCTCACGAATCTGGTGGCGGCGCCCCATGGCGTCGCCCTGAAGCAGAGTATTCGCGAGTTTTTCGACCAGCGCTCTCCATCGGCTACCTTTCTCGAAAGCCACCTGAGCAGCAGCAGTGGTGAACTTATCGCCGTGGAGATCAGTCTGAGTTTCCTGGAGCTGGAGCACATGGAAGTCGTAGTTGCCATTGTGCGGGATATCCGTGAGCGCAAGCGCCTGGAGGAGCAGCGTCAGATACTGGTGCAGCAGTCTAAAATGGCCACCATGGGACAGATGCTTTCCAATATAACCCACCAGTGGGGTCAGCCGCTGACCGGGCTGAGCCTGATTCTGCAGGATATCAAGAAGCGCTACGCTCAGGAAGTTGCGGAACCGGAACATTTCCTTGGGCAGGTGGAGAAGGGTCAGGAGAACATCCGTTTTCTGACTCAGACCGTCCGGGTTTTTCGTGATTTTCTGCGTCCAAGTCGCCAGAAGACATCTTTTGACATTGCCAGGGCCACTGAGGAAGTCCTGCAGATCCTCTCCCCACTTCTGCAGCACCACCAGATCCCCGTGGTCCTCTACCGCTGCCATGGGGAAAGTACCCTGGCCCGCCCCATGATGATCTGTGGCTACGCCAATGAATTCAAACAGGTGGTACTGAATATCGTCGGCAATGCCAAGGATGCCATTGTCATGTTCCGCAATCAGGGCGACCTTGCCCGTGGTGAGGGCCGGGTCGAGCTCCGCCTCTATGAAGAGTCCGGCAAGTACATTGTCGAGGTATTCAACACGGGTACGCGCATACCGGAAGGCATGGAAGAAGAAATTTTCCGCGAGCACGTAAGTACGCGGCCAAGTGGCATGGGGACGGGGCTCTATATGGCCCGCTCCATCATCGATGGGCATATGGGCGGCAGGATATATGCGGCGAACACCGATGGTGGCGTGGTCTTTACGCTGCAGCTTCCTCCCCACGACGGGACGACGGATTGTGGACCGTGTGGCGATATTCGCGTCTGA
- the msrA gene encoding peptide-methionine (S)-S-oxide reductase MsrA, translating to MDNNAVNQQTIETATMGGGCFWCTEAVFALLPGVLSTLPGYSGGETPEPTYEQVCRGETGHIEVVQVVFEPAILSYQHLLDVFFRSHDPTSLDRQGNDIGSQYRSVIFFHSPEQAQQAHACIDRLEREHQFPAPIVTQVLPLDVFYPAEPYHHCYFTNNPSQGYCRTVIAPKVSRIQESLTACRNTTD from the coding sequence ATGGACAATAACGCTGTGAATCAGCAGACAATTGAAACGGCAACCATGGGCGGCGGCTGCTTCTGGTGCACGGAAGCCGTTTTTGCGCTCCTGCCCGGGGTACTGAGCACTCTGCCCGGCTACAGCGGTGGCGAAACCCCGGAGCCAACTTACGAGCAGGTCTGCCGTGGCGAAACCGGCCACATCGAAGTGGTGCAGGTCGTTTTTGAACCAGCCATTCTCAGCTACCAGCACCTCCTGGATGTTTTTTTTCGCAGCCACGACCCCACTTCCCTGGATCGCCAGGGGAACGATATCGGTTCCCAGTACCGCTCGGTCATCTTTTTCCATAGCCCCGAACAGGCCCAGCAGGCACACGCCTGTATCGACAGGCTCGAGAGAGAGCACCAATTTCCTGCGCCAATTGTCACCCAGGTTCTGCCACTGGACGTGTTTTACCCTGCGGAACCCTACCATCATTGTTATTTCACGAACAACCCCTCCCAGGGGTACTGCCGGACCGTTATCGCCCCCAAAGTTTCACGTATACAGGAGAGCTTAACAGCGTGCAGGAACACCACAGATTAA
- a CDS encoding J domain-containing protein, translating into MEREDITLQDFRHAVEIFGMPGRFTLERLKSRYRQLSRKHHPDFGGDADTMAQVNRAYGILSDYVERYHFQCSDDEFLRQNPTQKYYHQFHHAPQADSDT; encoded by the coding sequence ATGGAGCGTGAAGACATTACTCTGCAGGACTTCCGGCACGCAGTCGAGATATTCGGCATGCCCGGTCGCTTCACTCTGGAGCGCCTGAAATCACGCTACCGTCAGCTCAGTCGCAAACATCACCCTGATTTCGGAGGGGATGCGGACACCATGGCTCAGGTGAACCGTGCCTACGGCATTCTGAGCGACTATGTGGAGCGTTACCACTTCCAGTGCAGCGATGACGAGTTTCTGCGCCAGAATCCTACCCAGAAATACTACCACCAGTTTCATCACGCGCCCCAGGCAGACAGCGACACATAA
- a CDS encoding ABC transporter ATP-binding protein yields the protein MVARRLFRYVFPYTRLIVISVVFGIGVSLADAGTAYLVKPVLDDIFIAKRADLLIYLPIGLILLFFFKGFCTFWQQYTIKVVGQRIVQDLRNELYQHMLSLSMRFYQQRSTGSLMSRSLNDIDIMRNAIAQAAIIIVKDSLTVIFLLALIFYQSWQLAVLAFVVMPLTYFPVRAISRRIRKYTRFAQAKIADLSQILQETFSGIKVIKAFGLERKMGQYFTESNSRYFSFTRKAIKGDAMATPVIELFTGFGIALTIWFGGKLVVEGSMTTGELFSFMAALTMLYKPIKQLLKLHATLQASFGAAERVFEVIDTEADIKDPQQPQRVELPVRQVSFEQVGFAYDGQEYVLRDINIEARDNQVVALVGMSGGGKTTIVSLLARFYDVTEGAIRINGVDIRDIRREDLTSLISFVDQETILFNDTIRQNILYGRPDASEEQLDNALRAANALEFVSRLPDGLDTYIGDRGLRLSGGQRQRICLARAIVREAPILILDEATSALDNESEALIQEALTNLMRERMTFVIAHRLSTIIHADQILVLENGSVVEAGTHEELLRHQGTYQRYYSMQFG from the coding sequence ATGGTAGCACGTCGCCTTTTTCGCTATGTTTTTCCCTATACCCGACTGATTGTGATCTCTGTGGTGTTCGGTATCGGTGTTTCACTGGCCGATGCGGGAACGGCCTACCTGGTAAAGCCGGTACTGGATGACATCTTTATCGCCAAACGGGCGGATCTGCTGATCTATCTTCCCATCGGGCTGATTCTGCTCTTTTTCTTTAAAGGTTTTTGCACGTTCTGGCAACAATACACCATCAAAGTGGTCGGTCAACGTATTGTGCAGGACCTGCGCAACGAACTTTACCAGCATATGCTCAGCCTCTCCATGCGCTTCTATCAGCAGCGCTCAACCGGCTCGCTCATGAGCCGTTCCCTCAACGACATCGACATCATGCGCAATGCCATTGCCCAGGCTGCCATAATCATCGTCAAAGACAGCTTGACGGTCATATTTCTGCTGGCGCTGATCTTCTACCAGAGCTGGCAGCTGGCGGTACTGGCTTTTGTGGTCATGCCCCTGACCTATTTTCCCGTGCGTGCCATCAGCCGCCGTATTCGCAAGTACACCCGCTTCGCCCAGGCCAAAATTGCCGATCTCTCTCAGATACTGCAGGAAACCTTCAGCGGCATCAAGGTCATCAAAGCCTTTGGCCTTGAGCGAAAGATGGGCCAGTATTTCACGGAAAGCAACAGCCGCTACTTCAGTTTTACCCGCAAGGCCATCAAGGGCGATGCCATGGCAACCCCGGTCATTGAACTCTTCACGGGCTTTGGCATTGCGTTGACCATCTGGTTTGGCGGCAAACTGGTGGTGGAGGGCTCCATGACCACCGGCGAGCTTTTCAGTTTTATGGCTGCCCTGACCATGCTCTATAAGCCCATCAAACAATTGCTGAAACTCCATGCCACTTTGCAGGCGTCTTTTGGCGCGGCGGAGCGGGTTTTTGAGGTTATCGACACGGAAGCGGACATAAAAGACCCTCAGCAGCCACAGCGCGTGGAATTGCCGGTGCGGCAGGTGTCCTTTGAGCAGGTAGGCTTTGCCTATGATGGGCAGGAGTATGTGCTGCGGGACATCAATATAGAGGCCAGGGACAATCAGGTTGTCGCCCTGGTGGGTATGAGCGGTGGAGGGAAGACCACGATCGTTTCCCTGCTGGCAAGGTTCTACGATGTGACTGAGGGGGCCATACGCATCAACGGAGTGGATATCCGCGATATCAGGCGTGAGGATCTGACCTCCCTGATCTCCTTTGTGGATCAGGAGACGATTCTGTTCAACGATACCATACGCCAGAATATTCTCTATGGCCGACCCGATGCTTCTGAAGAGCAACTGGACAACGCCCTCCGTGCTGCTAACGCCCTGGAGTTTGTCTCCCGGCTGCCCGATGGTCTTGATACCTATATCGGGGATCGGGGGCTGCGTCTTTCCGGCGGTCAGCGGCAGCGTATCTGCCTGGCGCGGGCCATTGTGCGCGAGGCTCCCATACTGATTCTCGATGAGGCGACTTCCGCCCTGGACAATGAATCCGAGGCCCTTATTCAGGAAGCTCTCACGAACCTGATGCGTGAGCGCATGACCTTTGTGATTGCCCACCGCCTTTCCACAATTATTCACGCAGATCAGATCCTGGTGCTGGAAAACGGCAGTGTCGTGGAGGCTGGCACCCATGAAGAGCTCCTGCGGCACCAGGGAACCTATCAGCGCTACTATTCCATGCAGTTTGGCTGA